The window ACGCCTACAATCCGGCAACGGCCTCCTATGGCGGTATCAAGCCGCACGATCCGTTCTCGCTTGCCGGCGGCGGCATGGGCGCGTGGGAAATCGCCGGCCGCGTCAGCACGATGAACCTCAACGACCAGGTCGGCCAGGCCGTCGGCATCGCGGGCGGACGGCAGACCGTCTACACCGCCGCGCTGAACTGGTACGTCAACAACAACGTCCGCTTCATGCTGAACTACCTGCACGGAGACATCGCCAAGCAGGCCTCGGCGACATCGCCTGTGGATGCCGGCTCGAAGTTCGACGCAGTCGCGCTGCGCACGCAGGTTGCGTTCTGACGCAATCTGATCAGCGCCGACAACAAAGGCCGGGAGCGACATCGCTCCCGGCCTTCTTCATTACAAATTGTCAGGCCGCGCGCTTCGACTTCTTCACAACGACTTCCGGCGCCGGCGCACAGGACAGCCGTTCCTGATGGCCCTCGCCCCAGGCTTTCAAAATATCGATCACCGGGCGCAGGCTCTCGCCGAGTTCGGAGAGCGTGTATTCGACCCGCGGCGGCACCTCGGCGTAGACCTTGCGGGTCACGAGGCCGTCGTCCTCCAGCGCCCGCAGCTGCTTGGTCAGCATGCGCTGGGTGATGCCGGGCATCCGCCGCCGCAGCTCGCCGAAGCGCTGGGTGCCGGCCTGCAGGTGATACAGGATCACGCCCTTCCATTTGCCGTCGATCAGGTCGAGCGCCGCCTCGACCGCGCAGCCCGGCCGGCGCGCGAAATTCTTCCGTTTCATCGGTAATTTTCCAATAGTATACAAACAGGGACTAGTTCCCTGATTTTACAGTACTTGCCAAAAGGACGCCAGCACGACAGGTAAGGCGGCAGGCAATCGCCCACCACGGAGACCAGGCATGAAGGCCGTCGGATATCAAAAATCGCTGCCGATCGAGGCGGCGGATTCGCTCGTCGATTTCGAGATCGCCAAGCCCGAACCGAAGGGACGCGACGTCAGGGTCGCGGTGAAGGCCGTCTCGGCCAACCCGGTCGACTACAAGGTGCGCAAGCGCGCGGCGCCGAACGACGGCAGCTACAAGATCCTCGGCTTCGACGCGGCCGGCGTGGTCGATACCGTCGGGCCCGACGTCTCGCTCTTCAAGCCCGGCGATGAAGTGTTCTACGCGGGCTCGATCCAGCGCCAGGGCACCAATTCGGAATTTCATCTGGTGGACGAGCGCATCGTCGGCAAAAAGCCGGCATCGCTCTCCTTCGCGCAGGCCGCCGCCCTGCCCCTGACCTCGATCACCGCGTGGGAGCTGCTGTTCGATCGGCTCGGCGCGGTGCCGGGCAAGAGCCTCGATCCGCGTACGCTGCTGATCACCGGCGGCGCCGGCGGCGTCGGCTCGATCCTGATCCAGCTCGCGCGCCGCCTCACCGGGCTGACCGTGGTTGCGACCGCGACGCGGCCGGAGTCTCAGAAGTGGTGCCGCGATCTCGGTGCGCATGCGGTGATCGATCACTCGCAGCCGATGAAGGAGCAGATCGAGAGCTTGAGGCTGCCGCCGGTCGGCCTCGTCGCCAGCCTCACCTTCACCGACCAGCACTACAAGTCGATCGCCGACTTCATCGCGCCGCAAGGCAAGTTCGGCCTGATCGACGATCCCGCCGAATTCAACGTCGCCGTGTTCAAGGGCAAGGCGGTGTCGGTACACTGGGAATCGATGTTCACGCGCTCATCGTTCCAGACGCCTGACATGATCGCGCAGCATCATCTGCTCAACGACGTTGCCGACCTGATCGACAAGGGCGTGCTGCGCACCACGCTCGACCAGACCTTCGGCACCATCAACGCCGCCAACCTCAAGCGCGCCCATGCGCTGCTGGAAAGCGGCAAGTCGCGCGGCAAGATCGTGCTGGAGGGCTGGTAGGAGTCGCTGCGTAGGGTGGATTGGCAGGCAGCGTCCGTCGAAGCTCAACGAGCGAAGGGGGAAGGCGTAATCCACCATCCCACCAGCAGAAGCGGCAGGTTACGCTGGCGCTAACCCGCCCTACGCACCTACGCAACTCGCGAGATATCCCCACAGGCCGGCGCGTGGCTTTTGCCAAAGCCATGACATCGCCTGTATGATTTGCGCAACGATCACCCCGTCCTCAATCCGGCCGTGCAACACGCGGCCGAAACGGTGGTGACGCCCCAAGGGGATACGCGGGGATGGGAGGAAACCGATGAGTTTGCTCACGGCCGATCCGTCGCGGATCGATCCGGAGTGGATGACGCAGGCGCTGCGCGAAGCCGGTGCGATCGACCAGGTGAAGGTCGTCGAACTCGTCTGCAAGCCGGTCGGCAATGGCCTCGTCGGCGACAGCTATCGATTTCATCTGACCTATGACGGCGATGAGCCGAACGCGCCCTTAAGCGTCGTCGGCAAATTCCCGGCCGCAGATCCCGACAGCCGCCGCTCCGGTTCCGCGCACACGCTCTACATCCGCGAGGTCGCGTTCTATCGCGAGCTGGCGGCCACCGTCGACATTCACACCCCGCGGCCGATCCTCGCCGAAATCGATCCTGCCACCGACGACTTCACACTGATCCTGGAAGATCTGGCGCCCGCACGCCCGGGCGACCAGCTCGCCGGATGCGCGATCGCGGACTGCCTGACGGCGATGGCCGAGGCCGCCGCGCTGCATGCGCCGCGATGGAACGACCCGACGCTCGACGCGGTGCAATGCTTCGTGGTCGCCGCAAGCCGGCGCAGGGATCTTCGCGCGGTGCTGCCCGCCATCATCGGTCACTACAAGGAGCGATATCACGGCGTAATCGAACCGGAATTCCTGGATCTGATCGACCGGCTTCCGGACGCGATACCGCGCTACCAGTCCGATCGATCGGTGCCGCGAACGCTGCAGCACGCGGACTTCCGGCTCGACAACATGCTGTTCGAGGTGCGCGGCAACACCCGTCCGATGGCCACGCTGGATTGGCAGACGCTGACGGTGGGGCCAGGCATCGTCGACGTTGCCTATTTCCTGTCGGCCGGTGTCGATCCGTCCGAGCGGCGGCTTCATGAAGCCGATCTGGTGCGGTTCTATCATTCCGAGCTGATCCGGCGCGGCGTGCGGGACTATGGCTGGGATGATTGCTGGCGGGATTACCGGCGCTACACGCTGCATGGCATCATGATGGGCGTCGTCTCGGCGCTCAGCGTCCAGCGCTCCGAGCGGGGCGACGCACTGTTCCTGAAAATGACCCGTGGCGCCTGCGCGCAAGCGCTGGACCACGACAGTTTTTCATACTGGCAAGACTGAAGCGCGATCGGGCGAAATGGTTCCCGTGAAGACAACGTCAAGACAGCGAAAGGGATCGGCGTGCTCAACAAACTGGACGACTTCCCCATCCACCAGACGCCGGAGCCGATTGCGGTTCCCTCGACCAGCGACCGCAATGTCTATGACCGAACCTGGTTCAACGGCTACACCGCCGACGGCGCGTATTATTTCGGCATCGGCATCGCGATCTACCCGCACCGCAAGATCCTCGATTGCGCCTTCAGCGTCGTGGAGCGTGGTGGACGGCAGCATTGCTTCTACGGTTCGCGGCGGGCGCCGCTCGAGCGCACCGAGATGCAGGTCGGCCCGTTCAGGCTGGAGGTCATCGAGCCGATGCGGCGGACGCGGGTCGTGCTCGACGACAATGCAACGGGTCTCGCCTGCGATTTGACCTTCTCCGCACGCACGGCCGCGATCCAGGAAGCACGGCAGACGCTTTGGTCCGGCGACCGCCGCGCGATGGACTCGACCCGGTTCGACCAGTTCGGCCGCTGGAGCGGCGTCGTGCGCCACCCCGATGGCGAGATCAAAGTCGACGATCACACGTGCTACGGCACCAAGGATCGCTCCTGGGGCGTTCGCAATGTCGGCGAAAGCGATGTCGGCGGCGCGCCGATGCCGCCGCCGAGCGTGTTCTTCCTCTGGGCCCCGTTGGTCTGGGACGACCACATCTCGCACGCCATCTTCTTCGACGGGACGCAGGGCGAGGCGCTGGTCCGCGAGGGCATCACCGCGCCGCTCTACCGAAGCGAGGCCGAGATCCCCGGGGTCGTCGATGGGCGCGACCGCCGCATGGCGACCGCGCGGCACCGTGTCAAATACGTCCCGAACACCCGGCTGGCGCAGTCCGCTGAAATCGACCTGGTCGATATCGACGGCCACACCTCCACCATCGCGCTCGACCCGATCCTGAAATTCCAGATGAAGGGCCTCGGCTACGGTCATCAGCAATGGGGCCAGGGCATGTGGAAGGGCGAGCTCGAGATCGGCGGCGAGTCGTTCGATCCGATGACACTTGATCCGCTGGCCCGCGAGAACGTGCACGTGCAACAGGTGGTGCGCGCCCGCCAGGGCGACCGGACGGGTATCGGCGTCCTGGAGCAGATATGCTTCGGCCCCTATCGGCCCTCGGGCTTCAGCGAGTTTCTCGACGGCGCCAAGGGTTAGCTCGGCGGCACGCCTTCGACGAAGATCAGCCGGCGGTCCAGCGCGGTCCGCCGATGCTTGAGCGCCTCGGCATATTCCGGCGATGCGTACCACTCGCGCAGCCGCGTCATCGACGGGAATTCGACGACGATGATGCTCTTCGGCGGCGGCCCGCCTTCTACCACGTCGGCCGCACCGCCGCGCACCAGATAGCGCCCGCCAAATTGCGCGATGGCCTTGGCGGCGATGGTGCGATAGGCCTCGAAATCCGCGGCATCCTTCACGTCGACCTCGGAAATCGCATAGGCTGACATGGCCGCACCTCAGGCGATGGTATTGACGATGCCGCCCTCGGCGCGCAGCGCCGCGCCGTTGGTCGCGGAGGCCTGCTTCGAGCAGACATAGACGACGAGATTGGCGATCTCCTCGGTGCTGGCAAAGCGCTGCAACAGCGAGGTCGGCCGGTGCTGCTTGACGAAGTTGGAGGCGGCTTCCTCGACCGACTGGCCGTTCTGCTGGGCGAGATCCTTGACGAAGGTCTCGACGCCTTCAGACATCGTCGGTCCGGGCAGCACGGAGTTGACGGTGACCGCGGTGCCGCGGGTCAGCTGCGCGAGCCCGCGTGCGATCGCAAGCTGCGCAGTCTTGGTCGTGCCGTAGTGGATCATCTCGGTCGGGATGTTGAGGCCGGATTCCGAGGAGATGAAGACGATGCGGCCCCAGTTGCGCTTCAGCATGCCCTGCATGTAGCCGCGCGACAGCCGCACGCCCGACATCACGTTGACCTCGAAGAAGCGGCTCCAGTCCTCGTCGGGAATGTCGAAGAACGCCTTCGGCTCGAAGATGCCGGCATTGTTGACGAGGATGTCGACCTCGGGCAGCGCGGCGAGCAGCGCCTTGCAACCGGCCGACGTCGAGACGTCGGCGGCGATGCCGCGGACTTTTGCGCCCGCCACCGCCTTGACGATCGCAGCAACCGCTGCATCGACCTTGGCCTGGCTGCGGCCGTTGATGACGACCTCGGCGCCGGTCTCGGCCAGCCCCCTGGCGATGGCGTTGCCGATGCCCGCGGTCGAGCCGGTCACCAGTGCAGTCTTTCCGGAAAGGTCGATTTTCATTTGTCATCTCCATTGATGTGAATGGAGATATCGGGCGTAGGATCACGCATAGCAATTGCACCTCACCGACGCGTGAGGAACTTGAAGACATCTCGTCCTGGCGAAAGCCAGGACGACCACTGGGATGGAGCGCCGCGCAAAATAAAAAACGGCGCCCGAAGGCGCCGTCTTCAAAACCTGGCTCGATAGCGGTCTAGCCGCCTCGGCGAGAGCGGCGTTACGCCGCCTCGGCTTCCTTGCCCTGGGCCGGACCGGAGTCCTGGCCCTTGGCATCGACGTCGCGGTCGACGAACTCGATCACGGCCATCGCCGCGTTGTCGCCGTAGCGGAAGCCGGCCTTGATGATGCGGGTGTAGCCGCCCTGGCGGTCCTTGTAGCGGGTCGCCAGCGTGTCGAACAGCTTCTTGACCTGGTCGAGGTCGCGCAGCTCGGAGATCGCCTGGCGGCGCAGGGCCAGCCCACCCTTCTTGCCGAGGGTGACGAGCTTCTCGACGATCGGCCGCAGCTCCTTGGCCTTCGGCAGCGTGGTGACGATCTGCTCGTGCTTGATCAGCGCGGCCGCCATGTTGGCGAACATCGCACGCCGGTGCTCGGCGGTGCGGTTGAGCTTCCGATGAACCTTGCCGTGACGCATTGACTTATTCCTTCTTCAATTCTGCCGCGGTGGTTCAGCGACAAGTTTTTGCAGGTGGGCATCCTGCGTTCGCCCGCAAAGCGCCTTAGCGCGCTTATGCTATCTCGTTTGAGCATAATCCTTCCGGAAAACCGCTCCGCACTTTTCCGGGATCATGCTGCGCAAAAAATCGTGGCCGGAGATGCTCCGGCCACGACGGTGAAATCGGATCAGTAGTGATCCTCGAAGCGCTTGGCGAGCTCGTCGATGTTCTCCGGCGGCCAGCCCGGCACTTCCATGCCGAGGTGCAGACCCATCTGGGCCAGCACTTCCTTGATCTCGTTCAGCGACTTGCGGCCGAAGTTCGGGGTGCGGAGCATTTCCGCTTCCGACTTCTGCACGAGGTCGCCGATGTAGACGATGTTGTCGTTCTTCAGGCAGTTTGCCGAACGCACCGACAGCTCGAGCTCGTCGACCTTCTTGAGGAACGCCGGGTTGAACGCGAGATCGGGGATGATCTCCTGCGTGACTTCCTTGCGCGGCTCCTCGAAGTTGACGAACACGTTGAGCTGATCCTGCAGGATGCGCGCAGCGTAGGCCACCGCGTCCTCCGGCGTGATCGCGCCGTTGGTCTCGATCGTCATGGTCAGCTTGTCGTAGTCGAGGATCTGGCCCTCACGGGTGTTCTCGACCTTGTAGGAAACCTTGCGGACCGGCGAGAACAGGCTGTCGACCGGGATCAGGCCGATCGGCGCATCCTCAGGCCGGTTGCGCTCGGCGGCGACATAGCCCTTGCCGGTCGCGACCGTGAACTCCATGCGGATCTCGGCGCCATCGTCCAGCGTGCAGAGCTGCAGGTCGGGATTGAGCACGGTGACATCGCCGACGGTCTGGATGTCGCCGGCGGTGACGGCGCCGGGGCCCTGCTTCTTCACGACCATGCGCTTCGGGCCTTCGCCCTGCATCTTGATCGAGATGTCCTTGATGTTGAGGACGATGTCGGTGACGTCTTCACGGACACCGGCGATCGAGGAGAACTCGTGCAGCACGCCGTCGATATGCACCGACTGCACCGCCGCGCCCTGGAGCGAGGACAGCAGGATGCGGCGCAGCGCGTTGCCGAGCGTCTGGCCGAAGCCGCGCTCGAGCGGCTCGGCGACCACGGTGGCGAACCGGCTCGCGTCCGAGCCCGGCGTCACCTGCAGCTTGTTCGGTCGAATGAGTTCTTGCCAATTTTTCTGGATCGTCACTTGTTCACCCATGGGCCAGTCGTCGGGCCCGTCGAATGGCCGAACCTGGCGTTGGAGATCGCGGAACAGTCCGCGCGGTCAATTCCAAAAACGATCGCAGGGCGGCTGGAGGCCGCCCGCGACTTACAGATCAAACGCGCCGACGCTTGCGCGGACGGCAGCCATTGTGCGGGATCGTGGTCACGTCGCGGATCGAGGTGACGGTGAAGCCCGCAGCCTGCAGCGCACGGAGCGCCGACTCACGGCCCGAACCCGGGCCGGCCACTTCAACCTCCAGCGTACGCATGCCGTGTTCCTGCGCCTTCTTGGAGACGTCTTCGGCCGCGACCTGCGCGGCATAGGGGGTCGACTTGCGCGAGCCCTTGAAGCCCATCGTGCCGGCCGACGACCAGGCGATGGTGTTGCCCTGCGCGTCGGTGATGGTGATGGTCGTGTTGTTGAACGACGAATTCACGTGCGCGATACCGGAGGCGATGTTCTTGCGTTCGCGGCGACGTACGCGGGTGGCTTCCTTGCCCATTTCAAACCTTTCCTGTGATCTCAAGCGCCGCCGTAGTGCCAGCGGCTACACCTCAAAACGCAAATGGCGAGCAGCGAATTTTAATTCGCTACTCCCCACCTGCAATTCGCGAAACTTACTTCTTCTTGCCGGCGATTGCCTTGGCCGGGCCTTTGCGCGTGC of the Bradyrhizobium quebecense genome contains:
- the rpsK gene encoding 30S ribosomal protein S11, giving the protein MGKEATRVRRRERKNIASGIAHVNSSFNNTTITITDAQGNTIAWSSAGTMGFKGSRKSTPYAAQVAAEDVSKKAQEHGMRTLEVEVAGPGSGRESALRALQAAGFTVTSIRDVTTIPHNGCRPRKRRRV
- a CDS encoding DNA-directed RNA polymerase subunit alpha encodes the protein MGEQVTIQKNWQELIRPNKLQVTPGSDASRFATVVAEPLERGFGQTLGNALRRILLSSLQGAAVQSVHIDGVLHEFSSIAGVREDVTDIVLNIKDISIKMQGEGPKRMVVKKQGPGAVTAGDIQTVGDVTVLNPDLQLCTLDDGAEIRMEFTVATGKGYVAAERNRPEDAPIGLIPVDSLFSPVRKVSYKVENTREGQILDYDKLTMTIETNGAITPEDAVAYAARILQDQLNVFVNFEEPRKEVTQEIIPDLAFNPAFLKKVDELELSVRSANCLKNDNIVYIGDLVQKSEAEMLRTPNFGRKSLNEIKEVLAQMGLHLGMEVPGWPPENIDELAKRFEDHY
- a CDS encoding zinc-binding alcohol dehydrogenase family protein produces the protein MKAVGYQKSLPIEAADSLVDFEIAKPEPKGRDVRVAVKAVSANPVDYKVRKRAAPNDGSYKILGFDAAGVVDTVGPDVSLFKPGDEVFYAGSIQRQGTNSEFHLVDERIVGKKPASLSFAQAAALPLTSITAWELLFDRLGAVPGKSLDPRTLLITGGAGGVGSILIQLARRLTGLTVVATATRPESQKWCRDLGAHAVIDHSQPMKEQIESLRLPPVGLVASLTFTDQHYKSIADFIAPQGKFGLIDDPAEFNVAVFKGKAVSVHWESMFTRSSFQTPDMIAQHHLLNDVADLIDKGVLRTTLDQTFGTINAANLKRAHALLESGKSRGKIVLEGW
- a CDS encoding winged helix-turn-helix transcriptional regulator, coding for MKRKNFARRPGCAVEAALDLIDGKWKGVILYHLQAGTQRFGELRRRMPGITQRMLTKQLRALEDDGLVTRKVYAEVPPRVEYTLSELGESLRPVIDILKAWGEGHQERLSCAPAPEVVVKKSKRAA
- a CDS encoding SDR family NAD(P)-dependent oxidoreductase, which codes for MKIDLSGKTALVTGSTAGIGNAIARGLAETGAEVVINGRSQAKVDAAVAAIVKAVAGAKVRGIAADVSTSAGCKALLAALPEVDILVNNAGIFEPKAFFDIPDEDWSRFFEVNVMSGVRLSRGYMQGMLKRNWGRIVFISSESGLNIPTEMIHYGTTKTAQLAIARGLAQLTRGTAVTVNSVLPGPTMSEGVETFVKDLAQQNGQSVEEAASNFVKQHRPTSLLQRFASTEEIANLVVYVCSKQASATNGAALRAEGGIVNTIA
- the rplQ gene encoding 50S ribosomal protein L17; translated protein: MRHGKVHRKLNRTAEHRRAMFANMAAALIKHEQIVTTLPKAKELRPIVEKLVTLGKKGGLALRRQAISELRDLDQVKKLFDTLATRYKDRQGGYTRIIKAGFRYGDNAAMAVIEFVDRDVDAKGQDSGPAQGKEAEAA
- a CDS encoding DUF1330 domain-containing protein translates to MSAYAISEVDVKDAADFEAYRTIAAKAIAQFGGRYLVRGGAADVVEGGPPPKSIIVVEFPSMTRLREWYASPEYAEALKHRRTALDRRLIFVEGVPPS
- a CDS encoding phosphotransferase; its protein translation is MSLLTADPSRIDPEWMTQALREAGAIDQVKVVELVCKPVGNGLVGDSYRFHLTYDGDEPNAPLSVVGKFPAADPDSRRSGSAHTLYIREVAFYRELAATVDIHTPRPILAEIDPATDDFTLILEDLAPARPGDQLAGCAIADCLTAMAEAAALHAPRWNDPTLDAVQCFVVAASRRRDLRAVLPAIIGHYKERYHGVIEPEFLDLIDRLPDAIPRYQSDRSVPRTLQHADFRLDNMLFEVRGNTRPMATLDWQTLTVGPGIVDVAYFLSAGVDPSERRLHEADLVRFYHSELIRRGVRDYGWDDCWRDYRRYTLHGIMMGVVSALSVQRSERGDALFLKMTRGACAQALDHDSFSYWQD